A genomic region of Blattabacterium cuenoti contains the following coding sequences:
- the prmC gene encoding peptide chain release factor N(5)-glutamine methyltransferase, whose product MYIDKFYHLFYDTLQEVYSDYKELESLFFLLTTHVLKCDKTTIILKLSRKEKIEDYIYKKLIRKLWELKKNRPIQYVIGKAYFFGMDFIVNEKVFIPRPETEELVSWIIQDHKKNSENVQIFDLGTGSGCIGITLKKKLPKIRHIHAVDFSPESLFIANINSKFHKEKIFLRKVDILQNLISIPIQKKYPVNIIVSNPPYVRISEKKLLHPNILQYEPFQALFVPDDDPFIFYQEIISWIKKKFTEGLVCVYFEINQFIHLDFIEFMKKNGFIDLEIRRDFQGLFRMIRAIYYQKT is encoded by the coding sequence TATATTCAGACTATAAAGAATTAGAAAGTCTCTTTTTTTTGCTAACCACTCACGTATTGAAATGTGATAAAACAACAATTATCTTAAAATTAAGTAGAAAAGAAAAAATAGAAGACTATATATACAAAAAATTGATAAGAAAATTATGGGAATTGAAAAAAAATAGACCCATTCAGTATGTAATTGGAAAGGCTTATTTTTTTGGAATGGACTTCATCGTTAATGAAAAAGTCTTTATTCCAAGACCAGAAACAGAAGAACTTGTGTCCTGGATTATACAAGATCACAAAAAAAATAGTGAAAATGTTCAAATATTTGATCTTGGAACAGGAAGTGGATGTATTGGAATTACTTTAAAAAAAAAACTTCCTAAAATACGTCATATTCATGCCGTCGATTTTTCTCCTGAAAGTCTTTTTATAGCAAATATTAATTCCAAATTTCACAAAGAAAAAATTTTTTTAAGAAAAGTGGATATATTGCAAAATTTAATTTCTATTCCCATTCAAAAAAAATATCCTGTTAACATTATCGTAAGTAATCCTCCTTATGTCAGAATCTCTGAAAAAAAATTACTGCATCCGAATATTCTTCAATATGAACCTTTTCAAGCTTTATTTGTTCCTGATGATGACCCATTCATTTTTTATCAAGAAATTATTTCTTGGATCAAAAAAAAATTTACTGAAGGATTAGTATGTGTTTATTTTGAAATAAATCAATTTATTCATCTAGATTTCATTGAATTTATGAAAAAAAATGGATTCATAGATCTGGAAATTAGAAGAGACTTTCAAGGTCTTTTCCGAATGATTCGTGCTATATATTATCAAAAAACATGA
- the ligA gene encoding NAD-dependent DNA ligase LigA produces the protein MKNDRKDIKEKISQLRKKLSEYNYQYYTMDTSEVSDYNFDKKLRELFLLEKEHPEFYDPSSPTIRIGVEETTPYSSIYYYHKYKMYSLQNTYSKKELMTWKKRIQKSISSSLSFVCELKYDGVSINLIYKNGFLTHAVTRGNGKKGENVIENVRTIQSIPIKLIGENHPAYLEIRGEIFLPIKKFLEINAKRTISGKNPYANPRNTASSTLKIQNRKEVYKRTLSCIVYSVMGKNLPFDTQYQALQTLRNWGFEISEKVLLCKKYKEIFHFLDYWSQCKHKLPYQIDGIVIKVNEHHNQSILGYTNKYPRWAIAYKFRPKKLSETKLLNLKFQVGRTGIITPVAEVIPKKISGTIVKRVTLYNDHFIQKIGIHYGDALLLEKGGDIIPKVAKINVKKRLINASPIYFLTTCPSCRSHLIKKNELFYCPNHLCPSQNMRKIQHFVSERAMNIKGIGNEMVKKLYQKGFLCSISDLYQLKKEKLLQIDGVKEKLADSLIKNIEKSKDNSYQKVLYALGIPHVGEYISKKLTEKFLNINSLIQASEPQFTSISGIGKKIYESIKTYFSITENKKLVEILMKHGLNFSSSYKKIVKNQSSPIEGKSFLFTGRLSSMTRNNAKKLVELLGGRVFHTVNNKIHFIVVGKNFGSKLEKCMKKNHIKILTEDIFIKLIEQGKKEK, from the coding sequence ATGAAAAATGACAGAAAAGACATCAAAGAAAAAATATCTCAGCTAAGAAAAAAACTTTCAGAATATAATTATCAATATTATACCATGGATACTTCTGAGGTATCTGATTACAATTTTGATAAAAAATTAAGAGAATTATTTCTATTGGAAAAAGAACATCCAGAATTTTATGATCCGAGTTCTCCAACTATAAGAATAGGAGTCGAGGAGACAACACCCTATTCTTCCATTTATTATTATCATAAATATAAAATGTACTCTCTTCAAAACACATATTCTAAAAAAGAGTTAATGACTTGGAAAAAAAGGATTCAAAAATCCATTTCTTCTTCTCTTTCTTTCGTATGTGAACTAAAATATGATGGAGTTTCTATTAATTTAATTTATAAAAACGGATTTTTAACCCATGCTGTAACTCGTGGAAATGGAAAAAAAGGAGAGAATGTCATAGAAAATGTACGGACAATCCAATCCATTCCCATAAAATTAATAGGGGAAAACCATCCTGCATATCTTGAAATACGTGGAGAAATTTTTCTTCCTATAAAAAAGTTTTTAGAAATCAATGCGAAACGCACAATAAGTGGAAAGAATCCTTATGCCAATCCTAGAAATACGGCGAGTAGCACTTTGAAAATTCAGAATAGGAAAGAAGTATATAAACGGACTCTATCTTGTATCGTATACTCTGTCATGGGAAAAAATTTGCCTTTTGATACACAATATCAAGCTTTACAAACCCTACGTAATTGGGGTTTTGAAATATCCGAAAAGGTTTTACTTTGTAAAAAATACAAGGAAATATTCCATTTCCTGGACTATTGGAGTCAATGTAAACACAAATTACCCTATCAGATTGATGGGATCGTCATTAAGGTCAATGAACATCACAATCAATCCATTTTAGGATATACGAATAAATATCCTCGTTGGGCGATAGCTTACAAATTTAGACCAAAAAAATTATCGGAAACAAAACTATTAAACCTGAAATTTCAAGTAGGACGTACTGGAATCATTACTCCTGTAGCCGAGGTGATTCCAAAAAAAATTTCTGGAACAATAGTGAAAAGAGTCACGCTTTATAATGATCATTTTATTCAAAAAATTGGAATCCATTATGGGGATGCTCTTTTATTAGAAAAAGGAGGTGATATTATTCCAAAAGTAGCTAAAATAAATGTAAAAAAAAGATTAATCAATGCCTCTCCTATATATTTCTTAACAACATGTCCCTCATGTAGGAGCCATTTAATAAAAAAAAATGAATTGTTCTACTGTCCTAATCATTTATGTCCTTCTCAAAACATGAGAAAAATACAACATTTTGTGAGTGAAAGAGCTATGAATATAAAAGGAATTGGAAATGAAATGGTAAAAAAATTGTACCAAAAAGGTTTTTTATGTAGTATTTCCGATTTATATCAATTAAAAAAGGAAAAACTGCTTCAAATAGATGGAGTGAAAGAAAAACTAGCAGATTCTTTAATAAAGAACATAGAAAAATCCAAAGATAATTCCTATCAAAAAGTCTTATATGCTTTAGGTATTCCTCATGTAGGAGAATATATTTCTAAAAAATTAACAGAAAAATTTTTGAATATAAATTCCTTAATACAGGCATCTGAACCTCAATTCACCTCTATTTCCGGTATAGGAAAAAAAATTTACGAAAGTATAAAAACTTATTTTTCTATTACTGAAAACAAAAAACTGGTGGAAATCCTGATGAAACATGGATTAAATTTCTCATCTTCATACAAGAAAATTGTAAAAAACCAATCTTCTCCTATTGAAGGAAAATCTTTTTTATTCACAGGAAGATTGTCTAGTATGACCCGTAATAATGCGAAAAAACTAGTAGAACTTTTAGGAGGAAGAGTATTTCATACGGTGAATAACAAAATTCATTTTATTGTTGTAGGAAAAAACTTTGGTTCTAAACTTGAAAAATGTATGAAAAAAAACCATATAAAAATTTTAACGGAAGATATTTTTATTAAGCTCATTGAACAAGGAAAAAAAGAAAAATAA
- the lon gene encoding endopeptidase La, whose translation MLLKNIFTESGFESEAEFIPLMSQDEEDQLLKDDIPEQLCILTVRNMVLYSGIVFPIIAGKSGSIQLLQDAYGLDKTVGVLTQKNSGIENLSEKDLYSIGTVAKILKLLKMPDGNTTVILQGKRRFKVSRFIQNDPYFKAEIIALEENKPSCKDKEYLALVESIKEIAIKIIQDNPNIPSEASIAIRNIESPSFLINFVAANMNLATRDKQKLLEYDDLKKRAMETLRFLNVEHQQIKLKNDIQSRVRSDMDQQQREYFLHQQIKAIQEELGDISYEKEIDEMRAKASRKKWSKEAKKQFDRELLKMQRTNPQMPEYTVQRNYLELMIDLPWGKYSKDSFDLEFAQKILDRDHYGLEKVKERIIEYLAVLKLRGDMRSPILCFYGPPGVGKTSLGRSIATALKRKYVRISLGGLHDESEIRGHRRTYIGAMPGRLLQSIRKVGTSNPVFVLDEIDKMGLGANGDPSSAMLEVLDPEQNTSFYDNFLEMGYDLSKVLFIATANSLSNIQPALIDRMEVIEMNGYTVEEKTQIVKKHILPKQLKENGLRKSDLVLGNQQIEKVIESYTRESGLRTLEKHMAKLARYAAKHIAMDRKYVKRLSIEKIEEILGIPNDPDRYEENKVPGVVTGLAWTNFGGDILYIESSLSKGKGNLSITGNLGEVMKESATIALQYIKAHYKDFNIDPKMFEEQNVHVHVPEGAVPKDGPSAGITMLTSLVSSYTKRKLRPHLAMTGEITLRGKVLPVGGIKEKILAAKRANIKEIILSQDNKKDVEEIKQDHLKGLTFDYVRDMNDVIHLALI comes from the coding sequence ATGTTACTAAAAAATATATTTACCGAATCTGGATTCGAGTCTGAAGCAGAATTTATTCCTTTAATGAGTCAAGATGAAGAAGATCAGCTTCTTAAAGATGATATTCCGGAACAATTATGTATATTAACAGTGAGAAATATGGTTTTGTATTCCGGAATTGTTTTTCCCATTATAGCAGGAAAAAGTGGATCTATTCAATTATTACAAGATGCTTATGGATTGGATAAAACCGTTGGGGTATTAACACAGAAAAATTCCGGAATAGAAAATCTTAGTGAAAAAGATTTATACTCTATAGGAACAGTGGCTAAAATATTGAAGTTATTGAAAATGCCTGATGGAAATACCACTGTGATTTTACAGGGAAAAAGAAGATTTAAGGTCAGTCGTTTTATTCAAAACGATCCATACTTTAAAGCAGAAATTATTGCTTTAGAAGAAAACAAACCTTCTTGTAAAGATAAGGAATACCTTGCTTTGGTCGAATCCATCAAAGAAATTGCCATAAAAATTATTCAGGATAATCCAAATATTCCATCAGAAGCAAGCATTGCTATTCGTAATATAGAAAGCCCTTCTTTTTTAATCAATTTCGTAGCAGCTAATATGAATTTAGCTACTAGAGACAAACAAAAATTGTTAGAGTACGATGATCTAAAAAAGAGAGCTATGGAGACCCTACGTTTTCTCAATGTCGAACATCAACAAATCAAGTTAAAAAACGATATTCAGTCCCGTGTTCGTAGTGATATGGATCAGCAACAAAGAGAATATTTTCTACATCAACAAATTAAAGCGATACAAGAAGAGTTAGGAGATATTTCTTATGAAAAAGAGATTGATGAAATGCGTGCCAAAGCTTCAAGGAAAAAATGGTCGAAAGAGGCTAAAAAACAGTTTGATAGAGAGTTGCTAAAAATGCAAAGAACTAATCCTCAAATGCCAGAATACACGGTTCAAAGAAATTATCTAGAATTGATGATTGATCTTCCTTGGGGGAAATACTCAAAAGATAGTTTTGATTTAGAATTTGCTCAGAAAATATTAGATAGAGATCATTATGGACTGGAAAAAGTTAAAGAACGTATTATAGAATATTTAGCCGTTTTAAAATTAAGAGGGGATATGCGTTCCCCTATTCTATGCTTTTATGGTCCACCTGGAGTGGGAAAAACTTCTTTGGGTAGATCTATAGCTACTGCACTTAAAAGAAAATACGTACGTATTTCTTTAGGTGGGTTACACGATGAATCTGAGATACGTGGTCATAGAAGAACTTATATTGGAGCTATGCCAGGAAGGCTCTTGCAATCTATACGAAAGGTAGGAACTTCCAATCCTGTTTTTGTTCTTGACGAAATTGATAAAATGGGTTTAGGAGCAAATGGAGATCCTTCTTCTGCCATGTTAGAAGTTTTGGATCCAGAACAAAATACCTCGTTTTACGACAATTTTTTGGAAATGGGTTATGATTTATCCAAAGTATTGTTTATCGCTACAGCAAATTCTCTTTCTAATATACAACCAGCTCTTATAGATAGAATGGAGGTTATAGAGATGAATGGATATACGGTAGAGGAAAAAACCCAAATTGTCAAAAAACATATCCTCCCTAAACAATTAAAAGAAAATGGATTGAGAAAATCTGATTTAGTACTTGGAAATCAACAAATTGAAAAAGTGATAGAAAGTTATACCAGAGAATCTGGTTTGAGAACTTTAGAAAAACATATGGCAAAATTAGCACGTTATGCTGCTAAGCATATTGCTATGGATAGGAAATATGTGAAACGTTTAAGTATTGAAAAAATAGAGGAAATTCTTGGAATTCCAAATGATCCGGATCGTTATGAAGAAAATAAAGTTCCAGGCGTTGTGACAGGTTTAGCTTGGACTAATTTTGGTGGAGATATTTTATACATCGAATCCAGTTTATCCAAGGGAAAAGGAAATTTAAGTATTACTGGAAATTTAGGAGAAGTCATGAAAGAATCCGCTACAATCGCCTTGCAATATATTAAAGCTCATTATAAGGATTTTAACATAGATCCAAAAATGTTCGAAGAACAAAATGTACACGTTCATGTTCCTGAAGGGGCTGTCCCTAAAGATGGTCCATCTGCAGGAATTACTATGTTAACTTCGTTAGTATCAAGTTATACTAAAAGAAAATTAAGGCCTCATTTAGCTATGACAGGAGAAATTACTTTAAGAGGAAAGGTTCTTCCAGTAGGAGGAATAAAAGAAAAAATTCTAGCTGCTAAACGGGCTAATATAAAAGAAATTATCCTTTCACAGGATAATAAAAAAGATGTAGAAGAAATTAAACAAGACCACTTAAAGGGATTAACCTTTGATTATGTTAGAGACATGAATGATGTGATTCATTTAGCCCTGATATAG
- the lysA gene encoding diaminopimelate decarboxylase, with the protein MNDNKKNYSVSRDQLMQLGKKYGTPLYIYDSEKIERQYIKMKKAFSEVPHLRINYACKANTNLNVLKFLQKLGSGLDTVSIQEVELGLRAGFSPKHIIFTPNCVSIQEVNKAVYFGVRINIDNLSILEQFGSDNPNYPVGIRINPHIMAGGNYKISVGHVDSKFGISYYQIPHLKRILKNTGLKIEGFHMHTGSDISDIEAFLQGAQVIFQIALNFTDIDYIDFGSGFKVPYTKNDIKTDLNFLSRSIIEKFETFCKVYGKKLTLIWEPGKFLVSESGYFLVHVNVIKHTTSTVFAGVDSGFNHFIRPMFYDAYHCIENISNPNGRSRFYTVVGYICESDTFGFNRQIAEIREGDILCIKNAGAYCFSMSSNYNSRYRPSEVMIVKGQDFLIRRRETMQDLLRNIVEIQI; encoded by the coding sequence ATGAATGACAATAAGAAGAATTATTCAGTTTCTAGAGACCAGTTAATGCAACTAGGGAAAAAATACGGAACTCCTCTTTATATATATGATTCTGAAAAAATAGAAAGACAATATATAAAGATGAAGAAGGCTTTTAGTGAAGTTCCACATTTAAGAATTAACTATGCTTGTAAAGCAAACACTAATTTGAATGTTTTAAAATTTTTACAAAAGTTAGGAAGTGGATTAGATACCGTTTCTATTCAAGAAGTAGAACTAGGGTTAAGAGCTGGATTTTCTCCAAAACATATTATATTCACTCCAAATTGTGTCTCTATACAAGAAGTAAACAAAGCCGTTTATTTCGGAGTGCGAATTAACATAGATAATCTATCTATTTTAGAACAGTTTGGAAGTGATAATCCGAATTATCCTGTAGGAATCAGAATCAATCCTCATATTATGGCAGGAGGAAATTATAAAATTTCAGTTGGACATGTCGATTCGAAATTCGGAATATCTTACTATCAAATTCCTCATCTGAAAAGGATATTAAAAAATACAGGACTAAAAATAGAGGGATTTCATATGCATACAGGGTCTGATATCTCAGATATAGAAGCATTTTTACAAGGAGCTCAAGTAATATTTCAAATAGCTTTAAATTTTACAGATATTGATTATATAGATTTTGGAAGTGGATTTAAAGTTCCATATACAAAAAATGATATAAAAACGGATTTGAATTTTTTAAGTCGTTCCATTATAGAAAAGTTTGAAACTTTTTGCAAAGTGTATGGAAAAAAATTGACTTTGATATGGGAACCAGGAAAATTTTTGGTTAGTGAATCTGGGTACTTTTTAGTTCATGTTAATGTCATTAAACATACCACTTCTACAGTATTTGCTGGAGTAGACTCCGGTTTTAATCACTTTATTCGTCCCATGTTTTATGATGCTTATCACTGCATTGAAAATATTTCTAATCCTAACGGACGTTCTCGTTTCTACACAGTGGTAGGATATATTTGTGAGTCGGATACATTTGGATTCAATCGTCAAATTGCAGAAATCCGTGAAGGGGATATTTTATGTATTAAAAATGCAGGAGCTTACTGTTTTTCTATGTCCTCTAATTATAATTCTCGTTATAGACCTTCTGAAGTTATGATTGTCAAAGGACAAGATTTTCTGATTAGAAGAAGAGAAACTATGCAAGATCTTCTTAGAAATATTGTAGAAATACAAATTTAG
- the metG gene encoding methionine--tRNA ligase: MKKSNNKYTVTAAFPYANGPIHIGHLAGVYLPADIFVRYLRRKKKEVIFICGSDEHGVPITIQAKKENTTPKEIVNKYHFMIKDCFDNFGIHFDNYSRTSTVIHQKISTSFFKKLHKEKKIFEKVSEQYYDNQAKQFLADRYISGICPHCEHKEAYGDQCESCGSSLSPEELISPMSTISGSTPVLKKTKHWYFPLNEYQNFLKKWILTDHQQDWKVNVYGQAKSWLDQGLQPRAITRDLDWGIPIPKEIGKVLYVWFEATIGYISSTIEWAKRKKKDWKPYWKDKRTKLIQFIGKDNIVFHCIIFPSILKAYNHGYILPDKILANEFLNLENEKISTSRNWGVWLHEYLRDFPNQQDTLRYILIANMPEKKDNNFNWKDFQRINNTELVAILGNFVNRSLTLIQKYNNGIVPNPGLFSITDKSILKKISRYPDNIGDLIESFRFREALICFMDLARLGNKYLTEEEPWNVKKERRVETILYVSLQIVGMLAQLAEPFLPYTANKLLKMLRLEVFFWKKIENVEEILCPGHVLGKSTLLFNKITNKSVEKQLEKLGKVTYEK; encoded by the coding sequence ATGAAAAAATCAAATAATAAATATACAGTAACTGCTGCTTTTCCATATGCTAATGGACCCATTCATATAGGACATTTAGCTGGGGTATATTTACCTGCAGATATCTTTGTTCGTTATCTTAGACGGAAAAAAAAAGAGGTTATTTTTATATGTGGTTCCGATGAACATGGCGTACCTATTACGATACAAGCTAAAAAAGAAAATACGACTCCTAAAGAAATAGTCAATAAATATCATTTCATGATTAAAGATTGTTTTGACAATTTTGGAATACATTTTGATAACTATTCCAGAACTTCTACAGTTATTCATCAAAAAATTTCTACTTCTTTTTTCAAAAAGCTACATAAAGAAAAAAAAATATTTGAAAAAGTATCTGAACAATACTATGATAATCAAGCTAAACAATTTTTAGCGGATAGATATATATCTGGAATTTGTCCTCATTGTGAACATAAGGAAGCTTATGGAGATCAATGCGAAAGTTGTGGTTCTTCGTTAAGTCCTGAAGAATTAATCAGTCCTATGTCTACTATAAGTGGAAGCACTCCCGTTTTGAAAAAAACTAAACATTGGTATTTTCCATTAAATGAATATCAAAATTTTTTGAAAAAATGGATTTTAACGGATCATCAACAAGATTGGAAAGTGAATGTTTATGGACAAGCTAAATCTTGGTTAGATCAAGGGTTACAGCCTCGTGCTATTACAAGAGATCTGGATTGGGGAATTCCTATTCCAAAAGAGATAGGAAAAGTTTTATATGTATGGTTTGAGGCAACTATAGGTTATATTTCTTCTACTATAGAATGGGCAAAACGGAAAAAGAAAGACTGGAAACCTTATTGGAAAGATAAAAGGACAAAATTAATTCAATTTATAGGAAAAGATAATATTGTATTTCATTGCATCATCTTTCCATCTATACTTAAAGCATATAATCATGGATATATTTTACCGGATAAAATCCTTGCTAATGAATTCCTCAATTTAGAAAATGAAAAAATTTCTACTTCTAGAAATTGGGGGGTATGGCTTCATGAATACTTAAGGGATTTTCCCAATCAACAAGATACACTTCGTTACATTCTTATAGCTAATATGCCAGAAAAAAAAGATAACAATTTTAATTGGAAGGATTTTCAAAGAATAAATAATACGGAGTTGGTAGCTATATTAGGAAATTTTGTTAATCGTAGTCTGACTTTAATTCAAAAATACAACAATGGGATTGTTCCCAATCCTGGTCTTTTTTCCATCACCGATAAATCTATTTTAAAAAAAATCAGTAGATATCCGGATAATATAGGTGATTTGATCGAATCCTTTCGATTTCGTGAAGCTTTAATTTGTTTTATGGATTTAGCTAGGCTTGGAAACAAGTATTTAACGGAAGAGGAACCTTGGAATGTAAAAAAGGAACGACGGGTAGAGACTATTCTTTACGTTTCTTTACAAATCGTTGGAATGTTAGCGCAATTAGCAGAGCCTTTTCTTCCATATACGGCCAATAAATTATTAAAAATGCTTCGTTTGGAAGTTTTTTTTTGGAAAAAAATAGAAAATGTGGAAGAAATTTTATGTCCAGGACATGTTTTAGGAAAGTCTACATTGTTATTTAACAAAATAACAAATAAAAGTGTTGAAAAACAACTAGAAAAATTAGGAAAAGTGACTTATGAAAAATAA
- a CDS encoding 5'-3' exonuclease, with protein MNNKKLFLIDTYTILYQGYYAYIKNPLFTSQGINTSPIIHFTYLLINTLNEEKPSYMAAFFDTSQKTFRKKEYPKYKAHRKKTPRDISIAMPYVINILKSFRISSFYAKDGYEADDLIGTIAKEAEKKGYMIYIITLDKDFSQLVTKNIHIYRPPFKGNPKKILGIEEIKEKFGVIEPKQVIDLWSMMGDSSDNIPGLPGIGEKYARKFIQKYGSLEKFLNSTHDLSGKIKKNIENNKELGILSKRLVTIVTNVPLFYFQEEKFYVKKPNWNSIRKIFCELEFQRLLKKAYQFILYKRKEWNDHPFHS; from the coding sequence ATGAATAATAAAAAATTATTTTTAATAGATACATACACGATTCTTTATCAAGGCTATTATGCATATATAAAAAATCCTCTTTTTACTTCACAAGGAATAAACACTTCTCCTATCATACATTTTACTTATTTGTTAATTAATACTTTAAATGAGGAAAAACCCTCTTATATGGCCGCTTTTTTTGATACCAGTCAAAAAACTTTTCGCAAAAAAGAATATCCTAAATATAAAGCTCATAGAAAAAAAACTCCAAGAGATATTTCTATTGCTATGCCTTATGTTATAAATATTTTAAAGTCTTTTCGAATTTCATCCTTTTACGCAAAAGATGGATACGAGGCAGACGATCTCATCGGAACTATAGCAAAAGAAGCAGAAAAAAAAGGATATATGATTTATATAATTACTTTGGACAAAGATTTTAGCCAACTTGTCACAAAAAACATCCATATTTATAGACCTCCTTTTAAAGGAAATCCGAAAAAAATATTAGGAATTGAGGAAATAAAAGAAAAATTTGGAGTGATAGAGCCTAAACAAGTTATAGATTTATGGAGTATGATGGGAGATTCTTCTGACAATATCCCAGGATTACCAGGAATAGGAGAAAAATATGCTAGAAAATTTATTCAAAAGTATGGAAGTCTTGAAAAATTTTTAAATTCGACCCATGATCTTAGCGGAAAGATTAAAAAAAATATTGAAAATAATAAAGAATTAGGTATTCTATCTAAAAGATTAGTAACCATTGTTACTAATGTTCCCCTTTTTTATTTTCAAGAGGAAAAATTTTATGTCAAAAAACCCAATTGGAATTCCATAAGAAAAATATTTTGTGAACTTGAATTTCAAAGATTATTAAAAAAGGCTTACCAATTTATTCTTTACAAAAGAAAAGAATGGAATGATCACCCATTCCATTCTTAA
- a CDS encoding porin, whose translation MKKTRMISFFIVLGFFYPWHNVHSEMIKKGEKLRQTMKTDVNPHRNFNMYIDFTSSIHSTVEKDVFDGSPFSTESLKLDLIGKANDKISYRFVQKFNKKDHVDKDDDLDNTEDHRIYDPIIIDLAYLKYKYNDQLSLLIGKQAASFGSMEYNSKDLHIYQYPDIHKNKENPVGINFIYTPKKHQELQFQIVNSHSRKLDEEMYPDKVNHPMGYSASWNWNLFNNTIQSRSSYSIFQESEKDKFWKLLALGSKLDLKPISIEADYILSDEDIEKNGYFTKIFRSINNSYKDFASIKYKTYFLKFKYNFIPKWNFFAKGVYEVGRSKKDIHEIYGLLQDQLLKKAYTYYGGIEYMPCKDDLSLYFLYQKQQVNYIDLIKQEDKNAHYMALGLNYRIKLF comes from the coding sequence ATGAAAAAAACAAGAATGATCTCTTTTTTTATTGTTTTAGGATTTTTTTATCCTTGGCATAATGTCCATAGTGAAATGATAAAAAAAGGAGAAAAGCTAAGACAAACAATGAAAACAGATGTAAATCCCCATCGTAATTTTAATATGTACATAGATTTTACGAGTAGTATTCATTCTACAGTAGAGAAAGATGTTTTTGATGGATCTCCTTTTTCTACAGAATCTTTGAAATTAGACCTGATAGGAAAGGCGAATGATAAAATCAGTTATCGTTTTGTACAAAAATTTAATAAGAAAGACCATGTGGATAAGGATGATGATCTAGATAATACGGAAGACCATCGGATATATGATCCCATCATCATTGATTTGGCTTATTTGAAATATAAGTACAATGATCAACTATCGTTATTGATAGGAAAACAAGCAGCTTCTTTTGGAAGTATGGAATATAACTCTAAAGATCTTCATATCTATCAGTATCCTGATATACACAAAAACAAGGAAAATCCTGTTGGAATAAATTTTATTTATACTCCGAAAAAACATCAAGAATTACAGTTCCAGATTGTAAATAGCCATTCTCGAAAATTAGATGAAGAAATGTACCCGGATAAAGTCAATCATCCTATGGGATATTCGGCGAGTTGGAATTGGAATTTATTTAATAACACCATTCAAAGTAGATCGTCTTATTCTATTTTTCAAGAAAGTGAAAAGGATAAATTTTGGAAATTATTAGCATTGGGTAGTAAATTAGATTTGAAACCGATTTCTATAGAAGCAGATTACATATTGAGTGATGAGGATATAGAAAAAAACGGTTATTTTACAAAAATTTTCCGTTCTATAAATAATAGTTATAAGGATTTTGCCTCTATAAAATATAAAACTTATTTTCTCAAATTTAAGTATAATTTCATTCCGAAATGGAATTTCTTTGCGAAAGGAGTATATGAAGTTGGAAGATCTAAAAAAGACATTCATGAAATTTATGGACTGCTTCAAGATCAATTACTCAAAAAAGCATATACTTATTATGGTGGGATAGAATACATGCCTTGTAAGGATGATTTAAGTTTATATTTTTTATATCAAAAACAACAAGTTAATTATATCGATTTGATAAAACAAGAAGATAAGAATGCTCATTATATGGCTTTGGGATTAAATTATCGCATCAAATTATTTTAA